A genomic stretch from Thermodesulfobacteriota bacterium includes:
- the sucD gene encoding succinate--CoA ligase subunit alpha — protein MSILVNQNSKVIVQGITGSAGLFHATQCRDYGTNVVGGVTPGKGGTEVEGFPVFDTVSDAVEKTGADTSLIFVPAAFAMDSMVEAIDAGVELVICITEGVPTQDMIKVKKYLAGKKSRLIGPNCPGVMTPGEAKVGIMPGYIHMPGRVGIISRSGTLTYEAVWQLSNLKIGQSTCVGIGGDPIIGSTFIDILGLFQEDKDTDAIIMIGEIGGSAEEEAAEFIKSSVTKPVVAFIAGGTAPKGKRMGHAGAIISGSSGSAKDKVAALERAGVTVSPSPAEMGETLKSAIG, from the coding sequence ATGAGTATCCTGGTCAACCAGAACAGTAAGGTCATCGTACAGGGCATTACGGGGAGCGCGGGCCTCTTTCACGCAACGCAGTGCAGGGACTACGGGACGAACGTGGTCGGCGGCGTTACGCCCGGCAAGGGGGGCACGGAGGTAGAGGGTTTCCCTGTATTCGACACTGTTTCTGACGCCGTCGAGAAAACGGGGGCGGATACGTCCCTCATTTTCGTTCCCGCCGCTTTCGCCATGGACTCGATGGTCGAGGCGATAGACGCCGGAGTCGAGCTCGTCATATGCATCACCGAAGGCGTCCCGACCCAGGACATGATAAAGGTCAAGAAATACCTCGCCGGCAAGAAGTCGAGGCTCATCGGCCCGAACTGCCCCGGGGTAATGACGCCGGGCGAGGCCAAGGTCGGCATCATGCCGGGATACATTCACATGCCGGGACGGGTCGGGATCATATCCCGGAGCGGCACGTTGACGTACGAAGCCGTCTGGCAGCTATCGAACCTCAAGATCGGCCAGTCGACGTGCGTAGGCATCGGCGGCGACCCGATAATCGGTTCCACCTTCATAGACATTCTCGGACTCTTCCAGGAAGATAAGGACACGGACGCCATAATAATGATTGGCGAGATCGGCGGCAGCGCCGAGGAAGAAGCGGCGGAGTTCATCAAGAGCAGCGTCACGAAGCCGGTAGTCGCCTTCATCGCCGGCGGCACGGCCCCCAAGGGCAAGAGGATGGGCCACGCCGGAGCTATCATCTCAGGGAGCTCCGGAAGCGCGAAGGACAAGGTAGCCGCGCTCGAAAGGGCGGGCGTCACTGTGAGCCCGAGCCCGGCCGAGATGGGCGAGACCCTGAAAAGCGCTATAGGTTAA
- the dapB gene encoding 4-hydroxy-tetrahydrodipicolinate reductase translates to MLKVSVMGAAGRMGRRILYFLSRDESIKIVGAREIRGHSALGKDAGLTAGIGKLGVKITADMDESSSGADVIVDFTAPKPTLENAGYAASKGKAMVIGTTGFTPDEQEELEKLSRKFPCVIAPNMSVGVNVVFEVTKLLARALGDEYDVEIVEAHHKHKLDSPSGTAIMLGRAAAEGLGRDFDQSARYERFGRIGERRPGEIGIQSIRGGDVAGEHTVMFLGDGERIELVHRAQNRDNFAKGVVRAVKWVFGKPPGPYTMKDVLGL, encoded by the coding sequence ATGTTAAAAGTTTCCGTAATGGGCGCAGCGGGAAGAATGGGGCGGAGAATTCTTTATTTTTTAAGCCGGGACGAATCCATAAAGATAGTTGGAGCCCGCGAGATAAGGGGCCACTCCGCGCTCGGTAAGGACGCCGGCCTCACGGCGGGCATAGGAAAGCTCGGCGTGAAGATTACGGCCGACATGGACGAATCGTCGTCCGGGGCCGACGTCATCGTCGACTTCACCGCTCCGAAGCCGACGCTCGAAAACGCCGGATACGCGGCCTCGAAAGGCAAGGCAATGGTCATAGGGACGACAGGGTTTACGCCGGACGAGCAGGAAGAGCTCGAGAAGCTTTCCCGGAAGTTCCCCTGCGTCATTGCGCCCAACATGAGCGTCGGCGTAAACGTCGTCTTCGAAGTCACGAAGCTCCTCGCGAGGGCCCTCGGCGACGAATACGACGTCGAAATCGTCGAGGCCCATCACAAGCACAAGCTCGATTCCCCGAGCGGCACGGCGATAATGCTCGGGCGGGCGGCGGCCGAAGGGCTCGGCAGGGATTTCGACCAGTCGGCAAGGTACGAGAGGTTCGGCAGAATAGGCGAGCGGAGGCCCGGCGAAATCGGCATCCAATCCATACGCGGCGGCGACGTCGCGGGCGAGCATACGGTCATGTTCCTCGGCGACGGCGAAAGGATAGAGCTCGTACACCGCGCGCAGAACAGGGACAACTTCGCCAAGGGCGTCGTGAGGGCCGTAAAGTGGGTCTTCG
- the amrB gene encoding AmmeMemoRadiSam system protein B: MIEYPKLRYVEAIPSQENGKKVVYLRDPQNPGGNVLAVSPGTVIALSLFDGEKSIGDICGILSQRFGGSVERGDIENLVSKLDEALFLDSPRYREHRSGVEREFRESEVREAGFSGLSYPSSAAELGEWFGRFLRETGGARENGGRGKLKGIISPHIDYSRGGVSYARAYEILPESGADVFIIFGTSHYGQVDNPFILTRKNFRTPLGEAKTNAEIIERLEGACGWDLFEGELSHKTEHSIEFQVAFLQYVLGGKRDFTIVPVLCTSFHRMVTEGSSPLEDGRVSKFLGEMKEIISGLGDRAFIIAGADMAHVGLKFGDNDRVNDETLGVIRERDLASLAFGEKIDAEGFYRSIESEKDWRKICGLSPIYAALSTIETKSGVLLDYDQALEPDTGSVVSYASMGFYL, encoded by the coding sequence ATGATCGAATATCCGAAGCTTAGATACGTGGAGGCCATACCTTCGCAGGAAAACGGTAAGAAGGTCGTATACCTGAGGGATCCCCAGAACCCGGGCGGCAACGTGCTCGCCGTTTCTCCGGGCACCGTTATCGCCCTCAGCCTTTTCGACGGGGAGAAGAGCATCGGGGACATATGCGGGATTCTCTCGCAGAGGTTCGGGGGCAGCGTCGAGAGGGGAGACATAGAAAATCTCGTTTCGAAGCTCGACGAGGCGTTATTCCTCGACAGCCCGAGGTACAGGGAGCACAGAAGCGGCGTCGAGCGGGAATTCAGGGAATCGGAGGTGAGGGAGGCGGGCTTTTCAGGGCTTTCATACCCGTCTTCTGCGGCCGAGCTCGGAGAATGGTTCGGCAGGTTTCTCAGGGAGACCGGGGGCGCAAGGGAGAACGGTGGAAGAGGAAAGCTCAAGGGGATAATATCCCCCCACATAGACTACAGCCGCGGGGGCGTATCCTATGCACGGGCTTACGAGATTCTTCCCGAGAGCGGGGCGGACGTTTTTATAATCTTCGGGACGTCCCACTACGGACAGGTGGATAACCCGTTCATATTGACGAGAAAGAATTTCAGAACGCCTCTCGGTGAAGCGAAGACGAACGCCGAGATAATCGAAAGGCTCGAGGGCGCATGCGGATGGGACCTCTTCGAAGGCGAGCTCTCGCACAAGACGGAGCACTCGATAGAGTTCCAGGTCGCTTTCCTCCAGTACGTGCTCGGCGGGAAAAGGGATTTCACGATAGTCCCGGTGTTGTGCACTTCGTTTCACAGGATGGTTACGGAAGGCTCCTCGCCCTTGGAAGACGGGCGCGTGTCGAAGTTCCTCGGCGAGATGAAGGAGATCATCTCCGGGCTCGGCGATAGGGCGTTTATAATAGCCGGGGCCGACATGGCGCACGTCGGGCTCAAGTTCGGCGATAACGACAGGGTGAACGACGAGACGCTCGGCGTGATAAGGGAAAGGGACCTGGCGTCGCTCGCGTTCGGCGAGAAGATAGACGCCGAGGGTTTTTACAGGTCTATCGAATCCGAGAAAGACTGGCGGAAGATATGCGGCCTTTCGCCGATATACGCCGCGCTCTCGACGATAGAGACGAAAAGCGGCGTCCTCCTCGATTACGACCAGGCGCTCGAGCCGGACACGGGATCCGTCGTGAGTTACGCCAGCATGGGATTTTATCTCTGA
- a CDS encoding DUF4416 family protein, which yields MSSLKQPKPVRLIMGIIFAPAAKIAECMDELARKFGEEAYRSAPRPFDGTHYYEEEMGTGLLRIFTAYERLIPRETIRDVKIFTNEVEKVFSYDGGRTINIDPGYMAEEHLILATGKGFSHRPYLGGGVYADLTLMYVKDEWKPLDWTYPDYRKPETMELFRKLRNEYSKQLKEEYKR from the coding sequence ATGAGCAGTCTTAAACAGCCAAAGCCCGTGAGGCTCATAATGGGGATAATATTCGCCCCCGCCGCGAAAATAGCGGAGTGCATGGACGAGCTTGCACGCAAGTTCGGCGAGGAGGCGTACAGGAGCGCTCCCCGGCCTTTTGACGGCACGCATTACTATGAAGAAGAGATGGGAACGGGGCTTTTACGTATATTTACCGCATACGAGAGGCTCATTCCCCGCGAGACCATAAGGGACGTGAAGATATTTACAAACGAGGTGGAAAAGGTATTTTCATACGACGGCGGACGGACGATAAACATCGATCCCGGGTATATGGCAGAGGAGCATTTGATACTGGCGACGGGGAAAGGGTTTTCCCACCGCCCGTATCTCGGCGGCGGCGTTTACGCCGATTTGACGCTCATGTACGTTAAAGACGAATGGAAACCGCTCGACTGGACCTACCCTGATTACAGGAAGCCCGAGACGATGGAGCTTTTCAGGAAGCTGAGAAACGAATATTCGAAACAGCTCAAAGAGGAATACAAGCGATGA
- a CDS encoding NAD-dependent epimerase/dehydratase family protein, translated as MRILVTGVSGFIGSHLAERLVADGHSVVGVDSFLDFYPREIKENNMKALLGKPGFEFIEGDLSGLDLDGLLTGVEGVYHQAAIAGVRTSWGGRFGEYVRNNISCTQLLLEAAKDKNLKKFVYASSSSVYGDAEAFPTREDVQLRPVSPYGVTKLAGENLATLYYKGYGVPVVSLRYFTVYGPRQRPDMAFHRFIRAAITGGSITVFGTGEQTRDFTFVSDAVEANLRAFSGGVNGESYNIGGGTRIRLIDAIRLIEEISGAEIKIDYRDSERGDARHTSADVSRAERDFNYSPVFGIREGLTEHYNWLRENIDLYLGLNL; from the coding sequence ATGCGCATACTTGTGACAGGGGTTTCGGGATTTATTGGCTCGCATCTTGCCGAGAGGCTCGTGGCCGACGGCCACAGCGTCGTCGGCGTGGATTCGTTTCTCGATTTTTATCCGCGCGAGATAAAAGAGAATAACATGAAGGCCCTCCTCGGAAAGCCGGGGTTCGAATTCATAGAGGGCGACCTCTCGGGCCTCGACCTCGATGGGCTCCTGACCGGGGTCGAAGGCGTATACCACCAGGCCGCCATCGCCGGCGTGAGGACGAGCTGGGGCGGGAGGTTCGGCGAGTACGTGAGGAACAACATCTCCTGCACGCAGCTCCTTCTCGAAGCCGCCAAGGACAAGAACCTCAAAAAGTTCGTCTACGCCTCGTCCTCGTCCGTCTACGGCGACGCCGAGGCCTTCCCGACGAGGGAGGATGTCCAGCTAAGGCCCGTCTCGCCCTACGGCGTTACGAAGCTCGCCGGCGAGAACCTCGCGACCCTCTACTACAAGGGCTACGGCGTTCCCGTGGTCTCCCTCAGGTATTTCACTGTCTACGGCCCGCGCCAGCGCCCCGACATGGCCTTTCACAGGTTCATAAGGGCGGCAATTACGGGCGGCTCGATAACGGTCTTCGGCACCGGCGAGCAGACGCGCGACTTCACTTTCGTCTCGGACGCGGTCGAGGCGAACCTCCGGGCATTCTCGGGGGGCGTAAACGGAGAGAGCTATAACATAGGCGGCGGGACGCGCATAAGGCTTATCGACGCGATACGCCTCATCGAAGAGATCTCGGGCGCGGAGATAAAAATCGATTACAGGGATTCCGAAAGGGGCGACGCGCGGCATACCTCCGCCGACGTATCCAGGGCCGAAAGGGATTTTAACTACTCCCCTGTCTTCGGTATAAGGGAAGGGCTTACGGAGCACTACAACTGGCTCCGCGAGAATATCGACCTCTACCTCGGGCTTAACCTATAG
- a CDS encoding hydantoinase B/oxoprolinase family protein gives MPLSSFELEIFRNVLSSIAEEMGVVLIRAAFSPNIKERRDLSCAIFKTDGEMIAQAAHIPVHLGSMSFAVRAVMDDPYTAPGDVFILNDPYKGGTHLPDVTCIAPVFIDGKLEFYVAARAHHADIGGLTPGSMPLSTSIEEEGLLIPPSRLYRKGRLNRKLFGEILSATRDPEEREGDLRAQLGSLEVGVKRLGHAAEKYTLRKIKEAGDELLAYSEKMMREVIRKIPDGTYKFRDFLDDDGAGTGNIPIEVAVTIKGGAAVVDFSGTSKMVKGCLNTPLSVTTAATVYVFQCMAPAEMPLNSGPLRAIRIAAEKGTILHAQYPAAVVGGNTETSQRVVDVVFGALSKAAPERIPAASAGTMSNTTFGGVNPATGKKFAYYETIAGGMGGRLGKDGVSAVQTHMTNTLNTPIEALERELPVMIDSYSVRRGSGGAGRYRGGDGIVRKFRFLTDAVLSIITERRRHSPYGVEGGESGKMGRNTITRRGKRKQIAPKVTLDIKKGDVLGIETPGGGGWGKSAKRGGARK, from the coding sequence ATGCCGTTAAGCTCCTTCGAACTCGAAATATTCAGAAACGTACTGAGCTCGATAGCCGAGGAAATGGGCGTCGTTCTCATCCGTGCAGCCTTCTCGCCGAACATAAAGGAGAGAAGGGACCTCTCTTGCGCGATATTCAAGACGGACGGTGAAATGATAGCGCAGGCCGCGCACATCCCCGTACATCTCGGGTCGATGAGCTTCGCCGTAAGGGCCGTAATGGACGACCCCTATACGGCGCCCGGCGACGTATTCATACTGAACGACCCGTACAAGGGCGGGACGCACCTGCCCGACGTCACGTGCATAGCGCCCGTGTTCATCGATGGGAAGCTGGAATTCTACGTGGCTGCGCGCGCCCACCACGCCGACATCGGCGGCCTCACGCCGGGCTCGATGCCGCTTTCTACGTCCATAGAAGAGGAAGGGCTTTTGATCCCGCCTTCGCGGCTCTACAGGAAAGGGAGGCTTAACAGGAAGCTGTTCGGCGAAATCCTTTCGGCGACGAGGGACCCCGAGGAAAGGGAGGGCGACCTCCGGGCGCAGCTCGGCTCGCTCGAGGTCGGGGTGAAGAGGCTCGGGCACGCGGCAGAGAAATACACTCTGCGGAAGATAAAAGAGGCCGGCGACGAGCTTCTTGCGTACAGCGAGAAGATGATGAGAGAGGTCATAAGGAAGATCCCGGACGGAACTTATAAATTCAGGGACTTTCTCGACGACGACGGGGCCGGAACCGGGAACATACCGATAGAGGTTGCCGTAACCATAAAGGGCGGCGCGGCCGTCGTCGACTTTTCGGGAACGTCGAAGATGGTGAAGGGGTGCCTCAATACCCCCCTCAGCGTTACGACGGCGGCGACGGTGTACGTGTTCCAGTGCATGGCCCCGGCGGAGATGCCGCTCAATTCGGGCCCGCTGCGCGCGATAAGAATCGCCGCCGAAAAGGGGACGATACTCCACGCGCAGTACCCTGCCGCCGTCGTGGGCGGGAACACCGAGACGTCGCAGCGCGTCGTGGACGTCGTGTTCGGGGCGCTCTCGAAAGCCGCGCCCGAAAGGATACCGGCGGCGAGCGCCGGCACTATGAGCAACACGACGTTCGGCGGGGTGAATCCCGCGACCGGGAAGAAGTTCGCCTACTACGAGACCATCGCCGGCGGAATGGGCGGGAGGCTCGGGAAGGACGGCGTGAGCGCGGTGCAGACCCACATGACGAATACGCTCAATACCCCTATCGAGGCCCTCGAAAGGGAGCTCCCCGTGATGATAGATTCCTACAGCGTCAGGCGCGGGAGCGGAGGCGCCGGGCGGTACCGGGGCGGGGACGGGATAGTGAGGAAGTTCAGGTTCCTCACCGACGCCGTCCTGTCCATAATAACCGAGAGAAGAAGGCACTCTCCGTATGGCGTAGAAGGCGGAGAGAGCGGAAAGATGGGGAGGAACACGATCACGAGGCGGGGGAAGCGTAAACAGATAGCCCCGAAGGTTACGCTCGACATAAAGAAGGGGGACGTGCTCGGCATAGAAACCCCGGGGGGCGGAGGCTGGGGCAAATCTGCAAAAAGAGGCGGTGCGCGCAAATGA
- a CDS encoding YicC family protein, which yields MKSMTGFGKSSAVTGYGKVAVEARSENHRYLDVKLQLPDALAAIEPELSETVRKLLHRGKVRITVSLEGVQNGAPSLNIELAKQFGKNLEKLRKELGIKEDLRLDHFLALREIFSPQQRAKPDAKDVKAIEGALAGAIEKLDAARISEGKKLEKDLIRRIGKIERLTRSIEKKRRGFMESASAKLKERISKALEDVQIDEAKLYQEAAFLTERSDITEELVRLNAHTAKFRQTIKDGGSVGRELDFLLQEMNREAGTISAKAKDAEVSHITIDLRSELEKIREQIQNIE from the coding sequence ATGAAGAGCATGACGGGGTTTGGAAAGAGCTCGGCTGTTACAGGGTACGGGAAGGTGGCGGTCGAGGCCCGCTCGGAGAATCACAGGTACCTGGACGTCAAGCTCCAGCTCCCCGATGCGCTGGCCGCGATAGAGCCCGAGCTTTCCGAAACCGTAAGGAAGCTCCTCCACAGGGGGAAGGTCAGGATAACCGTCTCGCTCGAAGGAGTGCAGAACGGTGCGCCGTCACTCAACATAGAGCTCGCGAAGCAGTTTGGAAAGAACCTCGAAAAGCTGAGAAAGGAGCTCGGCATCAAAGAGGATCTCCGCCTCGACCATTTCCTGGCCCTCCGTGAGATATTCTCCCCGCAGCAGAGGGCGAAGCCCGACGCGAAAGACGTAAAGGCCATCGAGGGGGCGCTCGCGGGCGCCATAGAGAAGCTCGACGCGGCGAGGATATCCGAGGGGAAGAAGCTCGAGAAGGACCTCATCCGGAGAATCGGCAAGATAGAGCGCCTCACGCGGTCGATAGAAAAGAAGCGGAGGGGGTTCATGGAATCGGCTTCGGCAAAGCTCAAGGAGAGGATATCGAAGGCGCTCGAAGACGTGCAGATAGACGAGGCCAAGCTCTACCAGGAAGCCGCGTTCCTTACGGAAAGGAGCGATATAACCGAGGAGCTCGTCAGGCTGAACGCCCACACGGCGAAGTTCAGGCAGACTATAAAGGACGGTGGATCCGTAGGCAGGGAGCTCGATTTTCTGCTGCAGGAGATGAACAGGGAGGCCGGCACGATTTCGGCCAAGGCCAAGGACGCCGAGGTTTCCCACATCACCATAGACCTCCGCTCGGAGCTCGAAAAGATAAGGGAGCAGATACAGAACATAGAATAG